A single genomic interval of Rosistilla ulvae harbors:
- a CDS encoding ribonuclease H family protein, which yields MNTRLIATDEAGYGPQLGPLVIAATAWDVLDTEDPAALFDRLEQGFELPSLGRIRIGDSKKLFAPGKVKRLKTLEAAMLSIAAIASPRPPHNLSQWLRLLSPNATKTLAKSRWFADLSEAFPIDLGSPEDWKSLRAEVAQHWQTEGLQFRSASATILPAAEFNAMCDAAGNKATLLSEQTVALVLPQIMETDANAIEVFSDKHGGRAYYGGLLQHFFPDAQVTVEVEGRLASRYRIQLGERTIRWHFTAKGDSFAPVALASMVAKYTRERLMDVFNAYWQAQVPGLRPTAGYPGDARRFVNEIGDAVAKQELAVHELVRQR from the coding sequence TTGAATACGCGATTGATCGCGACTGACGAAGCGGGCTACGGGCCACAACTGGGCCCCTTGGTGATCGCAGCGACTGCCTGGGATGTTTTGGATACCGAAGATCCAGCGGCGTTATTTGATCGTCTCGAGCAAGGTTTTGAGCTGCCGTCGCTCGGTCGGATTCGGATCGGCGACTCCAAAAAATTATTCGCTCCTGGGAAGGTGAAAAGGCTGAAGACGCTTGAAGCCGCCATGCTCAGTATCGCCGCGATCGCTTCGCCACGGCCGCCTCACAATCTGTCGCAGTGGTTGCGTCTGCTTTCCCCCAACGCGACAAAGACTCTCGCCAAATCGCGGTGGTTTGCCGATCTAAGCGAGGCGTTTCCAATCGATCTCGGTTCGCCAGAGGATTGGAAATCGTTGCGTGCCGAAGTCGCCCAGCACTGGCAGACCGAGGGCCTTCAGTTCCGATCTGCCAGCGCCACAATCCTGCCAGCGGCAGAGTTTAACGCGATGTGTGATGCGGCGGGCAACAAAGCGACGTTATTGTCTGAACAAACCGTGGCTTTGGTGTTGCCTCAAATCATGGAGACCGACGCCAACGCGATCGAGGTCTTTAGCGACAAACACGGAGGCCGCGCCTATTACGGCGGGCTACTGCAACACTTCTTCCCCGACGCTCAGGTCACGGTCGAGGTCGAAGGACGACTGGCGAGTCGATATCGGATCCAGCTGGGCGAGCGTACGATCCGTTGGCACTTCACCGCCAAAGGAGATTCGTTTGCACCGGTCGCGTTGGCATCGATGGTCGCCAAATATACTCGCGAACGATTAATGGACGTCTTTAACGCCTATTGGCAAGCCCAGGTTCCCGGGTTGCGTCCCACGGCGGGATACCCCGGCGATGCGCGGCGTTTTGTCAACGAAATCGGCGACGCAGTTGCCAAGCAAGAACTGGCGGTTCACGAATTGGTGCGGCAGCGCTGA